The Acinetobacter lwoffii genomic sequence GCCCAGCACTTTTAGATTCGTATCAGATCGAACGTAAAGACCATGCCAAGGCGATGATTGACCTGTCGGTGATGGCAGGTCACGTACTGGCACCACCGAAAAAATGGCAAGGATTTGTTCGTGACAGCAATGCCTATGCCCTGAACTATATCAAGCCGATCAAACAATATCTGCTGGAAATGCGCTTTAAACCGATGCCGAAATATCATGACGGCGCACTTTTGAGTAACGGAGCCAAGAACTCTCCGGTCGGTAAGATGTTTATCCAGCCTCAGGTTCAGCTGGCTTCGGGTGAAACCGTATTACTGGATGAAGTGATCGGCAATGATTTTGTGATTATTGCTTGGGGTGTCGATCCGAAATGGGGTCTGAGCCCAGATACGTTGCAACAGTGGAAAATGCTCGGCGTGAAATTTATTCAGGTAATTCCGGCGGTGCAATTGCAAAATAGCCAACGCAAAGAGTATCAGGATGTCATCACCATTGGTGATATCGGCACAGATATCCGCTCCTGGTTTGGTAACACGTCTGAATCCGTCGTGATCTTACGTCCTGACCGTTTCGTGGCTGCGCTGGCCATTCCTCAATCGATGGAAAGCACCAGCCAGCAACTGTTTAAAAAGCTTTATCTGAAATAATATTAGAGTCACTTTTCACCACGCTTCGGCGTGGTTTTTTTTATTATTTTTATATATTCCGGACAATATATAGACTGGGGAATTAGACTCGGTATTCCTGAAACCAGGGAATATCTTTCAGGGAATCACGACGAGCCATCTGCTGCAAAAAAGGTTTGAACTCGTCAAATGGCGGTAAAATTTTCGCAGAGATTGCAAAGATCAAACAGTAAGCCACATAGAGATCCGCCGCCGAGACTTTTTCACCCAACAGATAAGGATTGGCCTGCCCGATGCCCTGTTTCAGAAAATCAAATACGGCTACTTCATTCCCAAAACTTAAACTTCTCCGGTTCTTTTCAATATTTTCTGGCGACACCTGTAAATTTTTTATATCGATATATTCGGTAAAGGGTCCATGACAGAAAAACATCCATTTCAAATACGCCCCACGCTTCGGATCATCCAAAGCAGGCGCTAAGCCTTTGTCACGATATTTATCTGCCAGATAGATAAAAATGGCGGCCATTTCTGAAATAATGACGCCTTGATCCACCAGACAGGGAACTTTTCCCATCGGATTGATCCGTGTATACGCCTGCTGATGCATATGCTCATAGGCAACTTCCACCTGCTCAATCTGATCTTCAATCTGCAATTCTTTCAGCAAAGGCAACAAGGTCAAGCCACGTGATTGTGGGTTGTTATAGAGCTTCATCATCCTGCTTCAACCGGTTTTTATTGTTAGAGGTTCAGTATAAAGTGATTTGCAGTCCCGATTTAAAAGAATGTGCTACAGATCATTTCTGTCGCACGGCTTTTTAGATGGGCAGATTGAAGGTTTAAATATTAAAAAAGATCCACACAAAACTTTTCTTTTAATACTTTCAAAATCAGATCAATCACCACATGTTTTTGATCCTTGCGATAATTGGCATAGAGCCCAATCATCGGCAACGGTTCCAGCGTCTTTTTCACCACAATATTATCGCCGAGCAATGGAATCACATAGGCCGGCACCAGACTCCAGCCCACCCCATCCCTACCAAATTGACATTGAGCAGGATATTGGTGGAATACTGCACCACATTCACTTTTAATTTAGACTGTTTAAAAAAATCCCGAATCAGCTTATGCAGTTGCGGTGAGGACTGCTCATCACTAATTACAAAGTCCTGATTTTCAAAACTCTTGATACTGACATAGGGCAAGGCCGCAGCCGGGGAATCTTTGGGCACAATCAAGGTTAAAGGCTCATCAAAAATGCGGATCGAATCAAACTCACTTAACTGCCCCGGATAACGGGTAAAGGCAATGTCGATCTGTCCATTTCTTAAGGCACTAAACTGCTCTGCATCGGTCAGACTATGAAACTGTGCTTTCAGTTCAGGAAAATGCGCG encodes the following:
- a CDS encoding glutathione S-transferase family protein, whose translation is MKLYNNPQSRGLTLLPLLKELQIEDQIEQVEVAYEHMHQQAYTRINPMGKVPCLVDQGVIISEMAAIFIYLADKYRDKGLAPALDDPKRGAYLKWMFFCHGPFTEYIDIKNLQVSPENIEKNRRSLSFGNEVAVFDFLKQGIGQANPYLLGEKVSAADLYVAYCLIFAISAKILPPFDEFKPFLQQMARRDSLKDIPWFQEYRV